A portion of the Streptomyces sp. NBC_00376 genome contains these proteins:
- a CDS encoding Uma2 family endonuclease — protein sequence MSVEPEAPEPRWAVPPVGGWTADDLDTLPNLPPHTELIDGSLVFVSPQTLFHSRAVDFFNWQLQSLAPHEFEVVRKFTIDIDRYNRPEPDVIVVDGEIIQDPNQTRFPAESVQLAIEVVSPESLTRDRETKPVKYARAKIPHYWRVENHDGRAVVYVFELEPSTGAYTSTGIFHDRMKVSVPFPVDLDLTAITARRRAADPAPE from the coding sequence ATGAGCGTCGAACCCGAGGCCCCCGAGCCGCGGTGGGCGGTTCCGCCCGTGGGCGGCTGGACCGCCGATGACCTGGACACACTCCCGAATCTGCCTCCGCACACGGAGCTGATCGACGGGAGCCTTGTTTTCGTGAGTCCGCAGACCCTGTTCCATTCGCGGGCGGTCGACTTCTTCAACTGGCAGCTGCAGTCGCTGGCACCGCACGAATTCGAAGTCGTGCGCAAGTTCACCATCGACATCGACCGCTACAACCGGCCCGAACCCGATGTGATCGTCGTGGACGGCGAGATCATCCAGGACCCGAACCAGACCCGCTTCCCCGCCGAGTCCGTGCAGCTGGCCATCGAGGTCGTCTCCCCGGAATCCCTGACCCGGGACCGGGAGACCAAGCCCGTGAAGTACGCACGGGCGAAGATCCCTCACTACTGGCGGGTGGAGAACCACGACGGCCGGGCGGTGGTCTACGTCTTCGAGCTGGAGCCGTCGACCGGGGCCTACACCTCCACCGGGATCTTCCACGACCGGATGAAGGTCTCCGTCCCCTTCCCCGTCGATCTCGACCTCACCGCGATCACCGCGCGCCGCCGGGCGGCGGACCCGGCCCCGGAGTAG